Within the Pseudomonas fulva genome, the region GTGATCGACTACGCACAGGAGGATTACGCCCAGGCCATCCTGCGGGAAACAGGCGGGCAGGGCGTCGACGTGGTGTTCGACACCATCGGCGGCGACACCCTGGCGCGCAGCCCCGACGTACTCGCCCAACTCGGCCGGGTGATATCGATCGTCGACATCGCGCTGCCACAGAACCTCCTGCAGGCCTGGGGCAAGAACGCCAGCTACCACTTCGTGTTCACCCGGCAGAACCGCGGCAAGCTCAATGAGCTGAGCGCCTTGATCGAGCGCGGCCAGCTGCGGCCACACCTCGGTGCGGTGTACTCGCTGGCCGATATTCCGCTGGCCCATGCGCTGCTGGAAACGCCCAACAACGGCCTGCGCGGCAAGATCGCCATCGCCGTGGTGCCAGAGGCGCACTCGGGCACCCACACCCAACCGTCGAACCCACGCTGAGGAGGTGCCCATGGTTTATGAAATCGCGCTGCTGCCCATCCACGAGCAACACCTCGAACGCTTCAGGCAGGCATTCGCCGAGGTGGTGCCATTGCTCTGCCGGGCCCAGGGCTACGGCGGCCACCTGCTCGCGCAAGGCATCGAAAACCCGCTGCACTTCAACCTGATCGTGCGCTGGCGGTCCCTGGAGGACCACACGCAGCGCTTCGAAGTGAGTGACGACCACCAGCTGTTCATGCAGGCCCTGGAGCCGTGCTTCTCGGCAGAGCCGACCCTGTACCACATCGAAGGCGCCGCCTTTGCTAGTGAAACGTCGGGCGAGCAGGGCGGCCCCTTCGGCAGTGAATGGCCGGTGGGCTGAGGGTGTGGGCATACCGGGCGGCGTTCCGTTCGCGAAGCAGCACGCCTTTTTGTCCCGGCAGGCGGCCGTTCGCTGGCGCTACGGGCGGCCGGCGTTCCGGTCCGCCCTAGGTTCTGCTTCCGGCCGGCAGGAGCCTGTTGGGGGAGGCAGCCAGGAGCTGTCGGCGAGGTTAGGCGTGTGCCCTGCGCTCAGTGCCGAGCCCGTCGTAGCTGTCGATCTTTTAGCTTGCTGAAACGTTTCATCAAGTCTATAAAAATGGCACAACTTCAAGAAAGGCTGCTCCCATGACCCCACGCAAATTCTTCGTTGCCCTCAGCGCATTGTCCGCCGCCTCCCACGCCATGGCCTGGGATTACGTGCTGCTCGACACCGACAAGGCCGCCCAGAGCTGGCAGATCACCAGCCAGCAACTCGGCATAAAAACCGACAAACCCTTCAGCGTTAGCCTGCGCACCTTGCACGGCGGGCGGCAGGAGGGCGTCAGCATCGTCGACATCGATAACGGCACGATGAAGCTCTCAGTCGTGCCGACTCGCGGAATGAACGTCTTGCAGGCCTCGGTCGGCGATGTGCGCATGGGTTGGGATTCTCCGGTCAAGGAAGTGGTCAACCCGGCCTTCATCGAACTCAATGGCCGCGGTGGCCTGGGCTGGTTGGAAGGCTTCAATGAACTGGTCACCCGCTGCGGATACGAATGGGTCGGCCACCCCGGCGTCGACAACGGCGAACTGCTGACCCTGCACGGTCGAGCTGCCAA harbors:
- a CDS encoding antibiotic biosynthesis monooxygenase family protein, with translation MVYEIALLPIHEQHLERFRQAFAEVVPLLCRAQGYGGHLLAQGIENPLHFNLIVRWRSLEDHTQRFEVSDDHQLFMQALEPCFSAEPTLYHIEGAAFASETSGEQGGPFGSEWPVG